The following DNA comes from Sinorhizobium mexicanum.
ACGAGGTCGCAGCCGCGCTCGCCTGGCATGGCGGTGACGCCGAGGCGACGATCCGCACCCTGCTCGCAGACTGCAAGCACCTGCGCGAGCAGCTGGCGCTCGCCCAGATCGCCATGGGCATGGGTTTTACGCGCGGCTGGTCGCCCTCTGCGGAACGTCGGGACGAACTGGCAAGCCGGGGATAGGGCGACCATGGCAATTCCCGCAAAGTCCGCCGCGATCTTCCGGCAGGATTGCAATGTTTCAAATGGTTGGCGCCATTCCTTTAGAGAAACGTTGAAGCGATCTACCGGCCGATCGCGCGCTCCTGCAGTTCCTCGCCGATGAAGCAATTATAGGGTTGCCCATACTGGACGGGACTCAGCCTCGGCTCCTCCAGCCGGCTCACCTTCAGTCCGGAAATCTCGATGACCAGCTTGGCGAGAATCGCTGCCGCAAACTCGTCGATGTGCTTCACCTTCAGGAGAAAGGATCCCGGGCCGCCAATGACGCACTCGCGGTAATAGGCGTCGAGATCCGGGATCGACGTTGAGTCCGGCTCGCTCCGCAGCATGATCGGAAGGCCGTCGATCGTGATCCCCTGGGCAATGGTGTTGTTGCGCGCGAGAGGCGCTGGCGCGCCGGCATTGTTGGGTCCGTCGCCCGATACGTCGATGACGCGGCGGCTCGCCCGAAAGGGACTCGTCTGGAAAAGCGTGCGGCCCACCGCCAGCGTGTTGGAAATCGACGTGAAGCCGATGCGTTGCATCGGTTGGCGCTCCAGGGTCTCGGCGAATTCGTGCGCGGTCCGGGCGTCGTAAAGCAGCGTCCACGGCATCACCTGAACCGCCTTGCCGCCCCATTCGACATAGGTGACGGCAATCTTTCCAAGCGGCCCGCCGCGCAATGCCGTGATGACCTCCGGACTGCGGAAGGCCTCCACATAGCCGGCTCGCTGGATGCTCAACTCCTCCGGCTCCATCGAATAGGAAACGTCGACCGCAATGACGAGTTCGAGGTCGACGGCAACAGGTTCGGCGAGCCCGGGTCCGCTGAGGAGGCAGAGAGCAGCAACAAGCGACCATCGGCGTTTCGTCATGGCGGTTACCTACTGTTTGCTTCCTGGATCGTAGCCGATCTACGGATAGAAACATGCAGGAATTCAAAGTGCTACAGCGTCCTTGCGCGCCTGACGGGACGCGCGGCGCTGTGGGCGCGATGGGATCCGTTTGGATTACAGCACGAGCTTCAAATTTCAGGAAGCACGCAGTTATCTCAACAGGCCGGCTACGATCCGCCCGGGAAGGCGGTTTCCGGCGTCTCTGCGTCGTCCTCCTACTCCGCGGTCGTCCTCAGGCTTGAAACGCAGCTCAGAGGAAAGCGCCTCGCGCACCGGGATGGCAGCTCGATCCTGGATCCTAGGTGAAGCCCGAGGAAGACGGAACAAGAGGAAAGTCCGGCATCAAACAGCGGGCCGGACGACCGCCCAGGCCCTTACGCGCGCTCTTCGCCGGCGGAGCGTTCCCGCGGGCCCAACGCAGGCGAAAACGTCCATCAGTCGTCGTCGGCCGGGCACGGCCATTTGGTGGGGACAGACAGGCCGGCCGGCAGCTTCGTTGCCGTGTCGCCGCAGGCAAGGTCAACCTGCTCCTGCTTGAGCCCGGTCGCGGCCGAGAGGTCGAGGCCTTCTATCCTCGTCAGGAACAGGAAGGCACGGTCGAAATCGATCGGCCCCTCGAGGACCGCACCGCTGAGATTGGCGCGCGAGAGATTGGCCATCGAGAAGCGGGTGCCCGTCAGCACGGCCTCATGGAAGTTGGCGCGTCCGAGCTCGGCCTTCTCGAAATCGGCGCCCGTCAGGCGTGCGCGGCTGAAGTCGGTGCGCTGCAATTCGGAGCTTACGAAGGAGGCACCCTCGGCGGAAATGTCGGAAAAATTACCGCGATAGGCCTCGACCCGGGTGAAATTCGCCTTGTCCGCGACGGCGCCGGCGAGCGAAGCGCGCATCAGCGTCGCCTTTTCGAGATTGGCTGCGCGAAGCGTGGCGCCTCTGAGGTCAGTCAGCGTGAAATCGGTATTGGCCAGATTGCCGCCTTCCAGGTTGCTGCCGCCGAGCATGAGCAGCCGCTTGTTGCAGTCCTGCCAGTCCGTTTCCGGTCCGGCCGAACTCTTGCAGTCCGCCGCCCCGGCGAAGGTCGAGGCCGTCACCGCGAGAAAGAAAGCCGCCGCAGCAAAGACAAGTCGCGATGCGCGCCCCGCGGCCGCCGGACGGTCCCGTCCTCCTCCCGTCGGCGAAATCAAACCGGCCGAACTTTCCAGGGTCTTACCAGCGATGTACATCCCGTTGCTCCAGCGCCCGCAGCGAAAAGAATTTTATAGCAATTCAAGGCGTTACGCCGATCATTGCCCAACAGAAAAGACACGCAATGATCGTCTTCGTCAAGACCGCGCATGCGCCCGGACGCATACCCGGGCGGCGGCGGCAGGTCGAGTGCCGGCGCGATTTTACGCTCAAGCCGGGCCGGGCTTAAGCGAATAAGCGATCACGGATTCACGAAGTCGGGAATGCCCGCCCCGCCACGGCGCCATGACGGCGCTGTGCGGTCGGAACGGCGAAGCCAGCCGTCAGGCCTGGACGCCCTGGATGGCGGAGACCTGCCATTCCGCGCCGGGTTTGCGCAGGAAGGTCCAGAGCTCGACCGCCTCGGTGAGCTTGTCGGCGTCGCCGCTGACGACGCGGCCGGTCGATCGGTCGCGCATCACGTCGATGCTCTCGTAGCGCATCGCGACGGTTGCGTAGTCCATGCCGTTTTCGCGCCAGGCCTCGGCGACATCGCCCTGGACGAGATGGACGTCGCGCACCTCGTTCCTGACCCCGCTCGTCGCGTTCTCGCTGAGTTCCTCGGCAAGATAGGACATGGCTTCCGGCGTGGTCAGTCGACGCAGCGCCGCATAGTCCTCGGCACCGTAGGCCGCCTGCACCTCTTTCAGCATCGCCTCGAAGCGGTCGAGGTCGCGCTGGGTGACGCCGATTTCGTCCGTTTCACCGGAGGCGGCGGCGGACGATTGCGCGGAGGCGGAAGCCGCGGTCGCAGTCTGCCCGTTCGAGTTCGCGCCCCTGCCCGCTCCCTCGCCTATGGTCGGAATGCGGAAGGACGGCGGCCCCGAAGAGGCAGCGGCCGACGAGCGGGCCGAAGCGCCTGCGCCCGAATAGGCCGGGCGCTGGCTGCCGCGGAAGAACCGCATCGCCAGCGAAACGAGAACGAAGATCAGGCCCATCTGCAGGAGAAGGCCGAGGAAGCCGACGCCGCCGCCAAGGCCGTGGCCAAGCAGCATGCCGATCAGGCCGCCCATCATCAGGCCGCCGAGCATCGAGCCGCCGAAGCTGTTGAAAAAGCCCGGCCTCCGGTTCGTCATCGGGTTCTGCGCTGCGGGATTGGTCGTGGAGTTGGGGGCGGCATTCTGCCGCGGCGTCATCGTCCGATCGATCGGCGCGGCAGTGCTCGGCGCCGTGCGCGTGACCGGCGCGGTGGAAAAGGTGCGGCTGCCGCGCGAGCCGAAGCCGTTGCCGGCCCGCCGTGCCTCGGCCACGTCGACCACCGTCATCATGACCGTGAGACCAACCGCGACCATTGCCAGAACTCGTCCAAAACGCTGCATGCCATCCATTCCCGTTGTTTCCTCCCCGCTGTCTCTTTGGCCGTTGTACCGGTCACGAAAGGCCATATAACGATTGCCGGGGCCAAATTTAAGGGCTGCGGGCGGATTTCCGAGCAGCGATCGCCTCTTAAGCCGGCCGGCCAAGCGCATCGGTGCGGTAGGACTGCGTCTTGAACTTGTTGAGGAAGGCCGTGAACGTTCCCGACGTGCTCTCGATGATCGTCGCCCCGTCCTGCCAGATGCCGTTTTCGACGGCGAACGGTGATGTTACCGGGTCGCCCTGGTTCTGGTGGACGTTGTGAACGCCGAGGCCGACATTGAAGGGCTCGCCGAAGACGTAGCAGCGCGCGGCATTGGTCAGCACGCCTTCGAGCTCGGTCAACGCATCGATCCCGAGCCCCTGGTTCCACGGCGGGTTCCAGCGGATGAAATCGAGAAAGCGGGAAAGACAACTGTTGTAACGGACGAAGCGGATGCCGAGCGGCGGGTGCAGCACGGGCGAGCGGATGTAGTCGAGCGCCCCGGAGCTATCATTCGAGACGAGCGGATGCCACCCGTTTGAAAGCTGGCTGAACTGGCTCATCGAACCGGCGGCAAGCGCAACCACGCGCCACTCGATACCATTCGGCATGTTCTTCGGATCGACGTCGATCGCGCAGTGGTAAGGCCCCTGCGGCGTGCCGACAATCAGGTTGCCGTGGTAGTAACGCCCGAAATCGTCCGGGTCGTCGCGAAAATAATCGAGCTTCGTCCCGATCACGAGCCCATAGCCATCCTGCAACGGCATGTCGCGCCCTCCCCCGGTCGGAAGCGGCATCCTCCCGCATCCCGCGATGCTGAAGCGAAGCGCCAGATCGCGCTAAATTACCATAGGTTGTGAGCTTCCGGTAGCATGGTGCAGGCCGATGCAACTCTACGGCCTCAGCCTTCCTCTGCGGTCAAGTTTCCGGTATTCACCACTTGATTAGCAATCCTGAAATGGAGGTTTGCGCCTTGCCGCGCTTTATCTGACCTCATGGGAGTTCGTGCGTGCGCAAAGTGAAAGTCTTCTCCGCCACCGTCGGCGAGAGCTTCGGCAAGACCATCGAGAACTTCGGCGACAACCTGATGGCCGATATTCTCCAGGATCTGTTTTCCGTCGAGCCGGTCTATGTCGAACCCGCACGGGCAGAACTTATCGGTGTCGGCAGCATCATCGACGCCTACTATCGGTACAGCCGCAAGAAATACGTATTCTGGCGCAAGCGCCCCTGGCGAACGCTGCATGTCTGGGGTTCCGGTTTCATGGACACCGGAACGCCGGCCCTATGGCCACAACGCCTCGTCTTTGACGCGGTTCGCGGCGAATTGTCGAAGGCAAGAGTTGCACCCGAACGCGACATTGCGCTCGGCGATCCGGCGATCCTGCTGCCGCTGATCTGGCCCAAGAAGGCTGCGACGACGTCGGAAGTCGTGGTCATCCCCCACTTCGTCACCTACCAGACCTTTCTGGAACGCTACGGAGCGTCCCTGCCCAGGCACTGGAGGGTCCTCAACCTTCTCGGTGACCCGCAGAAGATTTGCGAGGCGATCTCCGCCAGCGACCTGGTGATATCGAGCAGTCTCCACGGCCTCATCGTCGCCGATGCCTATGGGGTGCCCTCGATCTGGATGGAGCCCCACGGCAAGATAAAGGGCGACGGCTTCAAGTTTGCGGATTACTTCAGCTTCCGCGGCTCGGCCCTGCCCGGCCCCGTCGATTTCGATAGCCTGCTAACGGCTGGCGCCGTTGCTGGCCATGCGCCCGCGGTCCCATCCGCCGAGACGATTGATCGCCTGTTGCGGTCCTTTCCGTTTCGTTGAGATCATGCGGTTCAGTCAGAGCGGCGAAGGATGATCCCAGCGCTTGCGGTTGCTGCTGCCGCACAGCGGATCGACATGGCAAGCCGCATCCTCCTCGCGATTGGGGATACCGCGTCAAGTCATTCACGGCGCGCCGTGGCTGGATCCCTGTGACGGGCGCAGGGATGGCGGAGCGTATTGTCATAGCGGAGCCAAGAAATGGCCGGGGTGTTCACGGTCGCGGTTCGTCAGCCTCATAAGCTGGAGGTTACAGGTTCGAAAATGTTACTTGGTCGGTTTCACAAGCGAGACGACCCGTGGCTTAGACGGCGCGTCGAGCCATTCGATCCACTTATCCCTTTCTTCGATCGTGTCGAAGAACCGCCAGAGCTTGTACTCCTCCTCAGTCGTTTCCAGCATCTCGCCGACGGTGACGAGCTCCATGGGTAAGGTCACCTCGTTGCCGTCGAACCGGACGAAATAGACGCCCTCGGCAGCAAGGCGAATTACCTGGCCTGTCCCATAGCTTCCATCGGGAGCGTCGAGGGTGAAGTACATGCCGGTCAAATTGTCTAAAACTGTTTTGCTCATAGGTCTCGAATGCCAGTCCTGAATAATGCCCGAGATGGGAAGTTCGCCCAGCCTCCGGGCAAAGGCAAGGTGCGTTAAAAGTTACCAGATCATATCAGAGACGATCTCCATTGGAGATGGCAAGCCGCCTGGCTCATAACCACGAAAGACCGGGGTCGATTTCCGGGCCTGCAACCAATTCCCAGAGGGGGCCGTAGGACACACGCCGCATGGAGCCCTGCCGCTGTCGTGGTGACGGCGAAATAGGTCTAGCCCCCGCCCATCGAGAGCCGCTCGCCGATGAAGCCACGACGCCGGAAGGAAGGCGAGATCGCCAAAGCGCAGATCGCACATGCGTGCGGCACCCGCCGACTTAGGGCGGCCTAGTCCCGATCATTCACCATCGCGAACGCGCTGCCGGTAACGCTCTCTATCCTCTTCGTTTGCTCCCGTCGAGAGGTCTTGCCCCGTCTCAATCCGATGGGCGATAGGCTGCCACGGCCGCCCTGGGTTCTCTAGCTCCCAGAGCTTCTTTGCACGGCGCTCTATTTCACGGTCGTCCACTTGTGCCTCCATCATCGTTGCACGCGACCGCAAAGAGCATACCTTGATGGAGCCTTTATAGAGAGATGGCCAATCCGAAATATTCAGATGAGGTCAACCAAACGGGCAGGTTCCGGGCCACCGGCGCTGACATATGCGCACCTCATTCCTGTGCCTGTCACGGGAATCCGGCCTCGCCGCGTCTGCGGCGCGAGAAGGCTCAAACTTTATCGTCGGCGCGGATGGAGATGCCCCCGGTCCGGCTGCTCTTCGCGCAGCGTTGCACAGC
Coding sequences within:
- a CDS encoding pentapeptide repeat-containing protein, which gives rise to MYIAGKTLESSAGLISPTGGGRDRPAAAGRASRLVFAAAAFFLAVTASTFAGAADCKSSAGPETDWQDCNKRLLMLGGSNLEGGNLANTDFTLTDLRGATLRAANLEKATLMRASLAGAVADKANFTRVEAYRGNFSDISAEGASFVSSELQRTDFSRARLTGADFEKAELGRANFHEAVLTGTRFSMANLSRANLSGAVLEGPIDFDRAFLFLTRIEGLDLSAATGLKQEQVDLACGDTATKLPAGLSVPTKWPCPADDD
- a CDS encoding DUF1194 domain-containing protein, which produces MTKRRWSLVAALCLLSGPGLAEPVAVDLELVIAVDVSYSMEPEELSIQRAGYVEAFRSPEVITALRGGPLGKIAVTYVEWGGKAVQVMPWTLLYDARTAHEFAETLERQPMQRIGFTSISNTLAVGRTLFQTSPFRASRRVIDVSGDGPNNAGAPAPLARNNTIAQGITIDGLPIMLRSEPDSTSIPDLDAYYRECVIGGPGSFLLKVKHIDEFAAAILAKLVIEISGLKVSRLEEPRLSPVQYGQPYNCFIGEELQERAIGR
- a CDS encoding polysaccharide pyruvyl transferase family protein gives rise to the protein MRKVKVFSATVGESFGKTIENFGDNLMADILQDLFSVEPVYVEPARAELIGVGSIIDAYYRYSRKKYVFWRKRPWRTLHVWGSGFMDTGTPALWPQRLVFDAVRGELSKARVAPERDIALGDPAILLPLIWPKKAATTSEVVVIPHFVTYQTFLERYGASLPRHWRVLNLLGDPQKICEAISASDLVISSSLHGLIVADAYGVPSIWMEPHGKIKGDGFKFADYFSFRGSALPGPVDFDSLLTAGAVAGHAPAVPSAETIDRLLRSFPFR
- a CDS encoding DUF2278 family protein translates to MPLQDGYGLVIGTKLDYFRDDPDDFGRYYHGNLIVGTPQGPYHCAIDVDPKNMPNGIEWRVVALAAGSMSQFSQLSNGWHPLVSNDSSGALDYIRSPVLHPPLGIRFVRYNSCLSRFLDFIRWNPPWNQGLGIDALTELEGVLTNAARCYVFGEPFNVGLGVHNVHQNQGDPVTSPFAVENGIWQDGATIIESTSGTFTAFLNKFKTQSYRTDALGRPA
- a CDS encoding Tim44 domain-containing protein, with the protein product MQRFGRVLAMVAVGLTVMMTVVDVAEARRAGNGFGSRGSRTFSTAPVTRTAPSTAAPIDRTMTPRQNAAPNSTTNPAAQNPMTNRRPGFFNSFGGSMLGGLMMGGLIGMLLGHGLGGGVGFLGLLLQMGLIFVLVSLAMRFFRGSQRPAYSGAGASARSSAAASSGPPSFRIPTIGEGAGRGANSNGQTATAASASAQSSAAASGETDEIGVTQRDLDRFEAMLKEVQAAYGAEDYAALRRLTTPEAMSYLAEELSENATSGVRNEVRDVHLVQGDVAEAWRENGMDYATVAMRYESIDVMRDRSTGRVVSGDADKLTEAVELWTFLRKPGAEWQVSAIQGVQA